From the genome of Eptesicus fuscus isolate TK198812 chromosome 24, DD_ASM_mEF_20220401, whole genome shotgun sequence, one region includes:
- the PTPN7 gene encoding tyrosine-protein phosphatase non-receptor type 7 → MTQPPPPAQAPAKKHVRLQERRGSSVALVLDVRSLGAVEPICSVNTPREVTLHFLRTAGRPLTRWALQHQPPSPQQLEEEFLKIPPNFVNPEELDVPGHASKDRYKTILPNPQSRVCLSRARSQEDGDYINANYIRGYDGQEKAYIATQGPMPHTVADFWEMVWQEDVPLIVMLTQLRESKEKCVHYWPTDEDTYGPFRIRLREERELPEYTVRRLTVQRQEECRPVKHVLFSAWPDHQTPESAGPLLRLVAEVEERPEVTASRGPMVVHCSAGIGRTGCFIATHIGCQQLRARGDVDILGIVCRLRLDRGGMIQTAEQYQFLHHTLALYAAQLPGEASP, encoded by the exons ATGacccagccgccgccgccggcccaaGCGCCAGCCAAGAAGCACGTGCGGCTGCAGGAGCG GCGGGGCTCCAGCGTGGCCCTCGTGCTGGACGTGCGGTCCCTGGGGGCCGTGGAGCCCATCTGCTCCGTGAACACCCCTCGGGAGGTGACCCTGCACTTCCTGCGCACGGCCGGGCGCCCCCTCACCCGCTGGGCCCTGCagcaccagccccccagcccccagcagctggaggaggagttCTTG AAGATCCCCCCAAACTTCGTCAACCCCGAAGAGCTGGATGTGCCCGGGCACGCCTCCAAGGACCGATACAAGACCATCCTGCCAA ATCCCCAGAGCCGCGTGTGTCTCAGCCGGGCACGGAGCCAGGAGGATGGGGACTACATCAACGCCAACTACATCCGA ggctACGACGGGCAGGAGAAGGCCTACATTGCGACCCAGGGCCCCATGCCCCACACCGTGGCCGACTTCTGGGAGATGGTGTGGCAGGAGGACGTGCCGCTCATCGTCATGCTCACCCAGCTCCGCGAAAGCAAGGAG AAATGCGTCCACTACTGGCCCACGGACGAGGACACCTACGGCCCCTTCCGGATCCGCCTGCGGGAGGAGCGGGAGCTTCCAGAATACACCGTGCGGCGGCTCACAGTCCAG CGCCAGGAGGAGTGCCGGCCGGTGAAGCACGTCCTCTTCTCGGCCTGGCCTGACCACCAGACCCCGGAGTCGGCCGGGCCGCTGCTGCGCCTGGTGGCCGAGGTGGAGGAGAGGCCGGAGGTGACCGCCAGCCGGGGGCCCATGGTGGTCCATTGCAG CGCAGGGATTGGCCGCACGGGCTGTTTCATCGCCACCCACATCGGCTGCCAGCAGCTGAGGGCCCGGGGGGACGTGGACATCCTGGGCATCGTGTGCCGCCTGCGGCTGGACAG GGGGGGCATGATCCAGACCGCGGAGCAGTACCAGTTCCTGCACCACACGCTGGCCCTGTACGCCGCCCAGCTGCCCGGGGAGGCCAGCCCCTGA